GCGGAGAGTGAGGAGACGATTGTGGTGGAGGGGAACCATTACTTCCCGCCCGCCGCCGTGAACCAGGCGTATTTGCGCCCCAATAGTTCGCACACGGTGTGCCCGTGGAAGGGGGTTGCCAGCTACTATGATGTGGTGGTGGATGGGGATGTGAACCAGGGGGCGGCGTGGTACTATCCGCGGCCAAAAGAGGCGGCGAAGCAGATTGAGAATTACATCGCTTTCTGGCGCGGCGTGCGCGTGACGGCGGATTAGGGCGCGTTTAAGATTGGTTCATTCTCCAAGAATGAACCAATCTTGGATGCACTCTTAGGAGGTAGGTATGACGGTAACTGCGTGGTCGTTGCGGAATTTGCAGGTGGCAGTGGATGCGAATAGTCACCACTGGATTGCCGATGAACCCATTCACGATGGTGGAGACGATGCCGGACCCGGTCCGTATGACTTGCTGTTGGGCGCTCTTGCCGCCTGCAAGGTGATGACCCTGCACTTGTACGCTCGCCGCAAGGGGTGGCCTCTGGAAAGCGTGCGCGTCACCCT
The Ardenticatenales bacterium genome window above contains:
- a CDS encoding OsmC family protein; this encodes MTVTAWSLRNLQVAVDANSHHWIADEPIHDGGDDAGPGPYDLLLGALAACKVMTLHLYARRKGWPLESVRVTLSHEQVAGDECADCATTGSGKVDIIHTQIAFVGDLSEAQKARLAQIADRCPVHRTLTSETKIRTSVF
- a CDS encoding DUF427 domain-containing protein, whose translation is MAQAMWQGVVLAESEETIVVEGNHYFPPAAVNQAYLRPNSSHTVCPWKGVASYYDVVVDGDVNQGAAWYYPRPKEAAKQIENYIAFWRGVRVTAD